The DNA window tgttaataacacaattatttattatttttggtaTAAAATAAAACTCACATAATCATTTATACTTCAAGAAGAGAATCAGAAGCCTGGTTAACCCTTCACCATACAAAATTATTAGGTAATGATTAGATAACCCTTTATCTAAAGCTTGGTGAAAATAATTTGGCCAAGATAAATACAGATtcttaaataaataatagaaacatGCTCAATAAACTCATGGAGGAACAACTCAAATACATATAAGTGAAATGATTCTAAATCAAAGATACATTAAACAATCTAGATTCATCATTAAATTCATTAAAACACAAAGCATCTTTAGACTTGGATATctccttaattttttttctccttCCCTCTTCTATTTCTTTGTATCTCTCTTAATCTTAACCTTCCTCTGCCTATATGtgtctttataaaaaaaataatcaagaGATAATGTGAGATTAAGAGAGATATAAATAGTAAGAAAATAGACTAAGAGGAAAATGACTAAGATCGATCCAAAGTGAAAAATCCTTATCTCCTACAAAAAGAACCACTTCCTTTACTTCCTAGCATAACTTCGTAAAAATAAAGTCTTATAGGACATGTCATTTAATACTTATTTGCAAGGGTTgatagtagtttaccccctgtaatatgagcgagtttcggtttacccccccccccccccccccacacacacacacacactgttgccaaaggcaggttttggcaacggttttttttgaaaaaaccgttgccaaaaggtagggagggggaaaaagcaaaattcgctaacattatagggagtgaattactattaaccctatttGCAAATGTGGCATTGCCAAAATACCATATGTCTTTATTTCCATCATTGTCACatgaaatatataaattttttacaaTCACCATCTCACCACGTTTCCATTTCTAATCACCATTAAAACATGATTAATACACATTAAATACTCCATCTTAATATGGTTTGGAGAATACTGCATCCATGAGTCGTAGGTGGCGGCTACATTCTTTAGGCAAGAGTGCACGACATTATAATAATAGTTGTTGTTTGACATGAACGTCGTCTTGGGCACATACAGAAAATACATCTTAATATGGTTGTATTCTGAGTAAGCGTCCATGAAACTTATAATCTGGTATCCCGAGGATCCTTTGATCAAGTAATCAATATCTGGCATGGGATAAGGTTTGTGGTACAAGTTGTATAGAGGTCATTGAAATCTATGCACATGCACCACTTGTTTGATGTTTTTTCACTAGGAAAATGTTGGCTAGTCAGGTTGGGTATTTTACTTCTATGATGAAATTGGTGCTTACTAACTTTCTTACTTCTTAGTCACTGGCCCTACAGTGGTGTTGATGAAAAGTTGATGGCACGCCACTCTGGTATCTATGCATGGAATTTCAGAGGGAGCCCAAGAGAATAAATCGACATTCCTCCTGATTTGGTCCACTaattcacattcttcttcttcagaaaGTGAGGGGGCCATCTTTGTTACTTGGTGACCCAACCCTATATGAACCTCCTTTAAGATCTTATGTGGTTATGAGTCTCTTTTTCTCAAAGTCTAATTTGGGATCCCAACTTGTGGTATTTGTGTCATGCGCCTCAGAAAGTGGGGCAGCCTCGCGGGTGACACCCTCATTCCTCATCGTCAGGATCCTCCGATAACTTTCTTAAGCGCTCTCTTGGTCTCCTCGGACAGTTCTGACTCACCCGTTAAGTAACGAGTAGATAAGGATCATGTACTAGGTTGATATAATTTCCCCTAATGAATTGATGGTTGGCTTTCCAAGGATAACATTATAGGGTGATAAGGCGTTCACCACGAGGTAATTGACTTTGGAATTTTCTTATGTGTTGCAGATCGTTTCATGGGTTATGTGACCCCTGACTTATACCTGCTCTCTTGACAAGTCCACTAGTGAGCACGGGAATTCCTTAATGCTACAAGGATCAAGTTGGAGCTTCTGGAAAGTGTTCCAAAATAGGATATTTGTCGAACTTCTAGAATCTATCAAGACTTGGTTTATATTCCAGTTATTATATTGCATTGTGATGCATATGGGGTTGTTGTTATGGGGGTAGACACTAATGGCATCACTGTTAGAGAAAGTAGTGAATGTGGTGGTTATGAGCACTTGGTCATAGTAGTCGTCTCGAGAAATCAAAAGCAGGtaaaataagttaaaaaatagCCCAAGTGAAGGCTTCCGAGACTTATGCTCAACAATAAACATGAATACCCTTATGTAAACCTAAGACTTATGGTGAAGCTGGGAAGGAGCAACATTTAAATGCTTCAAGACAGTAACTTCTAAATTAGAAAAAGGCAGCCGCAACCATATCCTTGTGAACAGGAACACATAAAGGGGGCTCGTACAACTGTCAAAAAAGTTGCACATCCTCTTCTACAAGCCCACCAAAAGAGTTGACCAATCATGAGGGTCGCAAACCACGATACCAACAACCTCTATTGTTGCTTCAGTATTCAGGGCAGATGGGGTGCCTACCACCTCGGCCTCCAATCATCTGTACTTCACCAAGTCATCCAGCTTCACTGATGTCACGTCCCTCCAAACTATGTGATTGATTAGAATGTTCATCGGGTGTGATCCAGGACATAACATCTGACCTACCCCGAAGATCCAAGTGGGCCTTCACCTTAGCATCATTGGGTTCACGATTATTTGTTCTCATGAAGAGTTGAACGAAATCATTTGCGTGTTCCCTCATATGTTTGATAGCTTGAATTTCCTCCCCCAATTAAAACAAGGGGCATGTGGACTTCAGTATGATTCCCCTCTTTATCGTCATCTGATAAGAAGGCTTTGAATGAGGCGAATAAATAATCTCATTCATCAAGGGAGTTTCCATATGCCCATTATGAATCAAAATCGACAAATAGAGGAATAACCTCTAGAGCCGGGCGATCATGAACAAGAGGATGGGGATGAGAATTAGAGTATGCACTCTTTCTCGCAATAGAAGAAGTATCGCTCTTAGAACCACTCGCTAATGTTCATAATGTTATCACACATCCTTGCTAGAAAACAGGAAATGCTAAAGAAAAAGCTCGAGTTGAGGAAGGTACTGGGATATGTGAGATTGATGAAGCAGAGTAAACGAAGAAAGTTGAATATTTTGATCAAGAAACTGCAATCGTCCATTTAATGTATGTGTTCCCATTACTTTTTCAACTAACTCCAAGTGTTTTTGTTCTACCTCACATCGGACAATATCCTTGAAGGCCGACCAAAATCATCAAAGGTTTCCTCGACCCTCTCAATGTCAGCAAATCCTTTGGGGCAACTGTTCTAGGCCGGACAAAGGCCCAAATGGTCGTAGCCAACTTCAGCTCATATCCACTCCACTTGACCCAAGGTATAAACGTTAGATCACACGAAAAACAAGATACATTATTTGGTCTCCACATTTCACTATACTCGTCTTGAATCTTGAACTAACTTGAGCGTTGAAATGCTAACCTTGCTAGTCCACCCCGCGCCACCATATCAAAGATCAACGCCACTTCAAAATCATCAGTTTCTCAACTACATTCAATTCTAATTCCTaaacgtgtatatatatatatatatcaaatttaatccaaaaaataaaacgatataaattttttaaatatattttacatattaatataaataattacatttttttGTTAAAACTTTAAATGATAACTCATTTCGCTTTAACATTTTGTTAGAATTTGTCACAAATTTTTActgtgaaaaaaaattaaaatatttatttcctATTTAAAGTACATGTTTTAACATATATTTATAATGAGTAAAAAAAACATACTACACTGTTTTAGAGTACCAATTACCCACCAACCTCCTTTATTTGTGTAGTGGATTCTTATTGTATATATACAGTTTCTTTTATCAACTTTACATGAACAGCaacaaacaaaattgaaaaaGAGCAATGAAAAACAATCTGGTCAAGATATTGCTCAATTGTAAGATTCTCAACTTTATTCTCCTGTAAAGGCCAAAAGCAATTCAACCACTCCAACCAGAACCACAATCTCAGTTTACCTTTTTACAAAATCTTCACTCATTTTCATGTCTTTATCCAAACACAGTTTCATCATTCACTTTCTCAAACAACAAATAAATTAAACTACCATCAATTTGTACTCTCTTTTTTCCTTCATAtaacaatacaaaaaaaaaatgtttggtACTAATGTGTTTGAAATCCAAGCTCATTCGAATAAAAAttctaaatcaattttaaaaactctgaattataaaaataaataaatatacttagttatttttttaaaaaaccgctTAGATTAAATTTcgaattaatttttcaaaataaaatcacatacaaatattatttgattGTTTAGTTTagtctatttatttttaaaatttaatttattttaatcttaatcttaatcattgtatttattttaatatattatatattacatattcatttaacctattattttatactatttttacaatattaataaaaaattgtaatttataattagaatatttaaaaGCGACCCatattaaattgaataaaattatattgaaattttttaatcaataatcTTAAATCGAATCAAACtgcaaataattttattttaaattcgatTAATTTTATCTAAAACAGATCAAAATTGCATGGTAAGCGTCTCTATTTGGTAGTGACCGTTAGAATTAGTTGATTAGTTACTTAGAATTTACTACAAATAGTCAAATTTGTTAAAATTTGTTGATTTGGTCATCAAAGTGTATATTCATTATAATTGATATTTTACCATAAAATCAATTCTAAACAATCCAATCTTCTGCAAAAATGAAACTCACAAACTAtgtataaaaaattgaaaaattacaCACATTTGAACCATTACCAAACCAACAATaaagagaaaggaaaaaaaaaaaaaaaaaaacagattcaCAATGAAGATTTCTTATATAGTTTTACAAGCATAGATCAACAATGAAAACTCATCTCTATTATTATCTCTCACATCCAACTTTTCCTCTAACCACAACCTATTATCCAAACCACTCCTAGTCCTAAACATAAACACAGCATAACCAGAAACACCTCTAAAAAACCAGTTATGAACATCCCAAAGAAAATCCACACACAAACCATCAACAAAAATCACTTCATTCCCTCTAAAATTCCACTTCAACCTCTTCACACATATCACAATCTTCTTATCAATGTAAACATTCAAAACAGGTGACTTAAACCCTTCATTTTCACCACTGTATCTAATCAAAATATCATGAAATGTTCCACTTTCACAGAACTTAGCTTTAGTAGTGTAATAAACTGTGTTACCTGAAAAATATTCACTTCTTGAAAAAAGTGAAACTTGGCCTAAAAAAGTTCTTTTCTTcagcttctttgttatgttttcttCAACTTTGTCACCTAAGATAAAACCAAATTCTGAGTCAACTAAAACTGTAACATAAAAGCCTTCAACAGGTTCAGGACTAGTTTCATATCTTGCATTTGAAAGATCCCAGAAGACTTCAACTTTTGAATATCCATGATGAATATGTTCCACTTCAACCAACTTGCTTCCTTTTTTCTTTCTGAAAAGCCTTGAGTTTGTGTTGAGTCTGAAAACTCTTGCAGCTAgtggatcttcttcttcattgaagACTATAGTGAGTCCTTGATTTGAGTTGCTTTTGCTCCAAGTAACTGTGATCATCATCTGTTTTTTGTTGGAGAGGATTGCTTTGTAGATTGATGAGACTGAGTTTTGTGTTGAAGGGGTGAGGTTTTGAGATATACAAGATGAGGAATGTGACACATTCACTGCATTTTCATTGAAACATGAAATTATGTTTGAGACATTCATTTTTAGAAGGAAAATCAATGAGAGGAGGGAGAGAAGACAACCTTGTTTTTTTTACAGGACTATGTTACAATATTATTTCTATTTAACTTCACATTCTACTGTCTCTTTCTTACTATATTATATTAATGTCAACTTTAATGTGCATCAtatgagaaagtaaagaatagaaGAGCAAAAAGTAggttaagtgtttttaaaatatgttttgccAGTTAATATTGTGATTTAAATATGCTAtgatttaaaaattgaaaaggaagaaaaaatggcTTTATTACTGGAAAAAGTTGGCCCTCCTCAATATACTATATATATAGCTTTTAGGTACTCTTTGTGACATGATCATATGTTGCTTTAAATTCTTCAACAAAAAAAACATGTTGCATTAAATTAGTACTTTGGTTTGGTGATTATGAAGA is part of the Vicia villosa cultivar HV-30 ecotype Madison, WI linkage group LG2, Vvil1.0, whole genome shotgun sequence genome and encodes:
- the LOC131647923 gene encoding uncharacterized protein LOC131647923; protein product: MNVSNIISCFNENAVNVSHSSSCISQNLTPSTQNSVSSIYKAILSNKKQMMITVTWSKSNSNQGLTIVFNEEEDPLAARVFRLNTNSRLFRKKKGSKLVEVEHIHHGYSKVEVFWDLSNARYETSPEPVEGFYVTVLVDSEFGFILGDKVEENITKKLKKRTFLGQVSLFSRSEYFSGNTVYYTTKAKFCESGTFHDILIRYSGENEGFKSPVLNVYIDKKIVICVKRLKWNFRGNEVIFVDGLCVDFLWDVHNWFFRGVSGYAVFMFRTRSGLDNRLWLEEKLDVRDNNRDEFSLLIYACKTI